The proteins below are encoded in one region of Gammaproteobacteria bacterium:
- a CDS encoding peptidylprolyl isomerase yields the protein MQIAKHKVAVIAYTLTDENGNILDQTNDHHPFAFIHGTGNIIPGLEKALEGKRSGDSITVSIAPVDGYGERDEALSQVVPIDMFSGVDKVEAGMQFHAQTNHGLSVVTVTEVKDDNVTIDGNHPLAGITLNFDVKVIDVRDASAEEVDHGHVHGPDDDHHH from the coding sequence ATGCAAATCGCCAAACACAAAGTGGCCGTCATCGCCTACACCCTCACCGATGAAAACGGCAACATCCTTGATCAAACCAACGATCATCATCCCTTCGCCTTCATCCATGGTACAGGCAATATTATCCCAGGCTTGGAAAAAGCCCTAGAAGGTAAGCGTTCTGGCGATTCGATCACTGTCTCCATCGCCCCTGTTGATGGCTATGGCGAACGCGATGAAGCGCTGAGCCAAGTAGTCCCGATTGATATGTTTAGCGGTGTCGATAAAGTCGAAGCCGGCATGCAGTTCCATGCACAGACCAATCATGGCCTCAGCGTCGTCACTGTCACTGAGGTCAAAGACGATAATGTCACTATCGACGGCAATCATCCATTGGCCGGCATTACGCTCAACTTCGATGTCAAAGTCATTGACGTCCGCGATGCTTCCGCCGAAGAGGTGGATCATGGACATGTCCACGGGCCAGATGACGACCACCATCATTAA